From Gimesia panareensis, the proteins below share one genomic window:
- the lpxC gene encoding UDP-3-O-acyl-N-acetylglucosamine deacetylase: MRTRHQRTLARSLECSGVGIFTNSDVKIRFCPAPENHGIQFVRTDLSGSKPIPALIENAVFRQRRTAIEFEGASVEMIEHVMAALAGLQIDNCRIEINAPEAPCFDGSAQELSLAFLEAGIVEQPFPRKVITIQQSLTVENEAGSFIQAKPLNRSVMAIGYYLNYGEGSPVTPQCLTLEINPEIWMSQLAFSRTFVLEEEVAAMRELGYGQKLSAADLLVLGPEGPIDNELRTLDECVRHKMLDCLGDFALLGCDLHGYFSAHQSGHALNRELIRQIKLTHQSTDSTTAWKVA; this comes from the coding sequence TCAAAATACGTTTTTGTCCGGCACCGGAAAATCATGGAATCCAGTTTGTCCGGACGGATCTCAGTGGTTCAAAACCGATCCCGGCTTTGATTGAGAATGCCGTATTTCGACAGAGGCGAACTGCGATTGAATTCGAAGGGGCCTCGGTCGAGATGATCGAGCACGTGATGGCTGCCCTGGCGGGGCTGCAGATCGACAACTGTCGTATCGAGATCAATGCTCCTGAAGCGCCCTGTTTTGATGGTTCCGCACAGGAACTGTCACTGGCGTTTCTGGAGGCGGGGATTGTGGAACAGCCTTTCCCACGGAAAGTGATCACGATCCAGCAGTCACTCACCGTGGAAAATGAAGCGGGCAGCTTCATTCAGGCCAAGCCATTGAACCGTTCGGTGATGGCCATCGGCTACTATCTGAACTACGGCGAAGGCTCGCCGGTCACGCCCCAGTGTCTGACGCTGGAGATCAATCCGGAGATCTGGATGAGCCAGCTCGCTTTTTCCCGCACGTTCGTGCTGGAAGAAGAAGTCGCCGCGATGCGTGAGCTGGGCTATGGTCAGAAGCTGAGTGCAGCAGATCTACTGGTTTTGGGTCCGGAAGGTCCCATTGATAATGAATTGAGAACATTAGACGAATGTGTCCGTCACAAAATGCTGGATTGCCTGGGTGATTTTGCTCTGCTCGGCTGTGACCTGCATGGTTACTTCAGCGCACATCAGTCGGGTCATGCTCTGAATCGAGAGTTGATCAGGCAGATTAAATTAACGCATCAATCCACTGATTCTACAACAGCATGGAAGGTTGCTTGA